The region TTGGGACTTCACTTCTCGAATCGTCTGATTCACGATAGCAGAAGGAAACTTTTGTGGCGAAAAGTCTTTGAATATCTTGCTCGTTGCTTTGTTTCATTCAGGATGATGCCATAGCCAATTCGCAAATTCTGTGTTCCATTCGGTCATTCGCTCGTACATTTCCTGTTTGGCTTTCGTTGGGTTGTGCCGTTCCAGCCTGAGTGTGATCGTGGGCATGGATTCACCCCCTTTTCTTTTGCGATTCCACATCGCGTTCAGTTGTTTTCGTTCTTCGATACTCTTGTCCCATATATGAATTATATCCGTTTAACGATTATACTGCGACACTTAAAGATAAAAATGGCTGCTCGAAGCAATCCGATTAAGGATTACCGAGCAACGCCGTCTTTCATCCCACGATTGAAACCGTGGGATGAAAGACGTTTTTTCTGTAAACTATATAAATGCACCTTGAAAAGTTAACTTTTCGATTACGCGGAACACCCCAAGCGCCGCAACACTTCCTCCGGGCGTTCCTGAATGTAATGAGCAAATCGTTGAACCGCTTGCACGATCTCGTGGCGGTCTTTGTGAAAGGCGTTGGCGATCATCGTATCCTTCAGCCATTTCCACAAACGCTCGATCGGGTTGAGCTGCGGCGAGTAGGGAGGCAGATACAGGAAATGAAAACATTGTCCTTCTTCTCGCAAAAAGTCCTTCACCATTCGAGCGTGATGAATCCGGGCATTGTCCAAGACGAGCGCAATGATCCGGTTGGGATGCCGCTCTTTGAGCAGGCGCAAGAAATCCAAGAACGTCGCAGCGTTGGCGGCTTCTGTTTGGTGAAGCACGATGTCCCCATCGTGGACGTTCACCGCGCCAAATACCGAAACATGGGCATGATGGCCGAATGTCGGCACACGTTTTTGACGGCCGACCTCGGACCAAGTGGATCGCAAGACATGATAAGAGCGGATATGCGTTTCATCGATGTACAGAAGAACGGCATCTTCTGTCTCCTTGGTGATCAAGTTTTTTTTATCAAATCCATTTGCTTTTCAAATTGCTTTTGCTCATCCGGATTCCCTTTCGCCAGCGTGTACGTAGGGCGAGTCCATGACAGACCTTGACGGTGCAGGAGTTTTCGCAGCGCTTCACGGGAAAGGCAAACACCAAAGTGCTTTTCGACATAGGATTGCAGGAGTTTGGTGTTCCAGGCCGAAGCGGCGTCCCAGCCCAGTTCCGCGGGAGTGGTGGTCAACACAAGCTGTTTGATCTCTTCCTGCTGTTCTTCGGTGAGAAACGGCTCCCGTCCAGGGGCGAAATCCCGATGAAGCAAGAGCTCCAGACCGCCTTCGTTGAACAGCGGCACATAATGGGAAACGGTTTGTCGGCACACGTTGACCATGGAGGCCGCCTCTTTGCCCAAATAACCTTCCATGACCAAACGAACCGCCATCACCCGTTGGCGAAGAAGCGCGTTTTTGATTTTCCGTTCCTGTTTGCGAAGCGTCCGTGGCGTCCATCCGTGATCATGGGTGATGTTGAGACGTTTCATGAATGATCCCGCTCCTTTTCCATAGGTTTCCTTAGGAACAGGATAACCGGAGTGTGCATCGGTTATACGAAGGTTAACTTTTTAATGAGCATGTATATAGTTAGATTTTTCGACTAGCACCTTTCATTTTATGAGTTGTAACCGCAGCGCTTCGGCAACCGCTCCTGTTCGTGACAACACCCCTAATTTTCCGAAAATAGAAGAAAGGTGACGTTCCACTGTTCGTTTGCTTATATTTAGCTTTTCGCTGATTTGCGCACTCGTTTGATCATCTGCCAGCATTTGTAATATATCTATTTCAATTTTTGTCAAACAACATTTCATTGAACATGTAGTCTTACTGTCAAGCAAGAAAAGCCTCCCCCCCTCATTGCTGTCACGTATCGCATGTGCCAAATGAGTAGAAACTTTTTCTTTTGGTAATATCGCAGCTATACCTGCTTCATATGAAGATAAGGCAAATGGTGGATAATTGCATAGCATAATGACATTTATCGTGGGGTGTGTTTCCTTCGCGTTTTTTATCCAGTCAAGTACTTTTATTATGTGCATGTGCATATTTATCACAATGACGTCTGGTACATGTATATGTACAAGAGTGTCTAGTGAATCAAGACAAGAAACAGAACCAACAACAGTTATGCCTCTTTCTTTTTCTAATAATTTTTCCAAACCAAGCAAACAGATAGGATCAGAATCAACAAGCAATGTACGAATAACCATACCATTTCCCCTCTACTATTTTTTACTAAATTCTACTTCATTTAATAAACTTTGTCATTTGTTTCGTATCCATTCAGCCCAATACTAGCGAGATTTTCAGAATCCAGCACCAATAGGGCATTTCCCGTATCGAAAATGCCCTAGGAGGAATGGAGAATCGTTTGGAGAGACTCCCCGCTTAGAAGTCTTTGCAACGATTCCCAAACCGGTTTCTCATGTTTTTGCAGGGTGGACATGACGCTGCGCATGACACAGAAAGCCTCGGCATCGTCTTCCTGACGAAACGTTCCAGAAATTTTTTGTTTGACTTTCACCATCCGCAAATCGCGCTCGGCTTGGTTGTGGTCAAACGGCACTTCTTTCTTTCGCAGGAAGAGAAGCGCTTCTTGCTTGCGCTTTTCTAGGCGCTGGATGAAATGTTGCGCGTTGCGGGCGCCTTCATGCTTGCCTTGTCGGCAACGCTCCTTGAGTTCTCGGCGGCCATTCGCTGGAACTTTGCATTGGGTCACGCGGTGAAGGACTCGGTGGTCAGGATTGAGGACTTGACGGAACGTCGTTCCTCGGTGCCCCGGCTGCCCTCCCAGCTGTTTCTGCGACGGTTGGCGAGAAGGAGATTTCGCTGCAAACCGGTCAGAAGACGGCGGCAAATGGCTATTGGTGCTGTTTTTTTTGTACGGGCTTCTAATTCTGCAATACGTGCTTTCCATTGTTGATTTTCTTGACGAAGTTGCTGGTTTTCTTGTCTTAATTGTTCGTTTTCTTTGATGAGTTTTTCGATGGTTTGTGCTTGGCGCTTAATTTTTGCGACCATGCTTTCGAGTGTAAAGACCGCTTGTTGGAAATCAAAAACAACGTTTGCCATCCTGTTCACCTCCCTTGTCTTGGATGGTGCTAGTATAGACAAGGGGAGCAGAAATAAACCGGATCTCGTAAACTTTTTCTATGTAACGGCTGAATAGTTACTTTGTTTCGAAGAAAATGGCGGATTTTCGTCAGGTAATTGGCGGAAAATACGGATTTTTCCATATGTTTATTTTAGTAAATTAAAAATAGCTGATCAGCTATTTTTTGAGAAGGAATTGGGTAAGAGCATGAATACTGTATAAATACAGATTGATTTTCTGATACAAGCAAACTGTTTTGATTGTTCTTCTAGTCAATTTACTATGATTGTGATTTAAGAGGAGTGTTAGTATATGAAAAAATTAAAATCTATTTTACTTGTTTTTTGTTTTGTATTATTTACCTTTAGCTTTAGCAATTTGACTTTTGCTGAAATTAATATTACTCCTCAAGCTATTCCTCCTGAGTATTACCCAGGAAGTTCAGTTGTAATTAAACCTGGAGATGTTTTGGTAACAAATAATACCTCTTCTTATGGGGTTACAGGTCATGCGGGAATTGTAATTGATGCTTACGGAACAGTAGCGTCAATTCGAGGAAGTGGGTATCACCCAAGAACTTGGGGAATAGGCGATTGGTTTGCTGAATATCCAAATGAAAAAGTGGTTCGTTATAGTGGTGCAAATGCTACAGCAGCGGCAAATTGGGCAGCAAACTATGTAAAAAATTATCGTAATGCCTATTACGATATTAGTCCTCTATATTACATGGATTCTACGTATTGTTCTAAAATTGTATGGCAAGCATATTACTATGGCGCTAATTATGAATTACCTACTGTATATAATCCTCTGTTCCTAACTAGTATTTGTAAACCATATGATTTACCTAAGGCTGGAACCGTTGTTTTAACGAAGGGTAGTTGGTAAAAGAGATATAGGCTCTAAAGTCGAAAAAATTTCGATATTACTATAGATGAGTAAATCACTAACATAAATTTACAATAAAACAAAAAAGAGATATGAGCCCAATTCCTTGGTTAGAATAGATGTGCTACCAAACCATTCATAAGGAGGGTTCATGTCTCTTGAAAAGAGGCTGATTTATGTTATCTTTGTTTTTTAACTTTCTATTTTTTTTCCTCATTCTAGTCCTTATTTTTGTAATAGTTTTTAATGATTTTATCTCTAAAAAATTACTCAGATATCTCTTTCCGTGTTTGATTATTTTAATTTTTCTAATTCCCTTAATAGGTCATTCAAATCTATTGCTAAATTATCAGTTACGAACTCAATTAGACAAATTATCAGTTGATAAAGTGAATTTCCTCTCAGATAAGAAGGCGGTAGAAGAGATCAATTCGTTAGATCATCCGCTTCGATTTAAAATTCTATCAAAGACAAAAAAAAGAAATAATATGTTTGATTTCGTTATCAAAACGGAAGATAATAAACATAAATATTTGATTCGAATGGTAAATTATACTGAACCATTTAAATGGGTTCCATTTAACGACTTTCAAATAAATCAAGTGAATAAAATTGAATAATATAACCCGTAGTGCTATATAGATGCAACGAAAAAGTTTAACATATCCTTGATGGAAAAGTCGCTTGTCCATTTTTCAGCTGACGGAAGGACCAAACAACCACCCGTTTCACAGCCCATACATGGGTCTGAAAGTCGCATTGTTCGGTCCCCTTCAAAGACGGTCGCGCCCAACGCGGCAACGCCGCTTCCAGACCATACACGGCGCTGGAGGCGGCGTTGTTTGCGACTTGCCGCGCCAGGCAAAGCAGGCAGACAACCCTTTTCACACACAAACGGTTCTTGATCCAGCCGCCGACCTTAGTAAACCAAAAAAGACGGCGATCGTCTCATCACCGTCCAGCGCCAACGCCCCAACGAACTTGCCGGGCATCGTCGCCTGACAGCCCCTTCCGTTTCCTTTGTGCATCCGATTACGTGCGTCGATAGATGACATCACCGACAATAATCGTGATCAAAGAAATCAACATCGTCAATTTGATCACCTTGTAGTCTAAAAAGCGCAGCACTTGTTCTTCAAACATGTAGACGAAAAAGAAAATGACCATCAGCACGGCAACAAACAAGACAAACTTTTTTTCGATTCATGGAAACCGATTCTCCTTCATCAGAATGTATCCAATACATTGCCCGTCGTTTTGATCATATCGTCGGAAATATATACTTTTTTCAGATTGGTGCGCTTGCTGTCACTGTAGACAAAGTGATACGCGTCATATATATATTGATCATAATAATCACGTAATACCGTATGATTTTTACCGTCGTCCAGTACGGTTTTATATAAGTTGCAATTTTGTTTTACATGGCATTGTTCGCTCTTCTTGCCACCGTGCCAGCTTGTCAGGTGATAAAGACGGGACATGGAGATCGGAAATTCTTTATTGCAACTTATATAAGTGCAGAAGACTTAAAAGCATCCGGCGTGACAGAAGATATGATTCGGTTATCGGTCGGAATCGAAAACGTGGGCGATTTAATCGAAGACTTAGAACAAGCGATCGAAGCAGCGACAGGTGTGCGGTCGATATATTCGCAAGTGTAGGTATGAAAGATGCTATATAAATGCACCTTGAAAAGTTAACTTTTCGATTACGCGGAACACCCCAAGCGCCGCAACACTTCCTCCGGGCGTTCCTGAATGTAATGAGCAAATCGTTGAACCGCTTGCACGATCTCGTGGCGGTCTTTGTGAAAGGCGTTGGCGATCACCGTATCCTTCAGCCATTTCCACAAACGCTCGATCGGGTTGAGCTGCGGCGAGTAGGGAGGCAGATACAGGAAATGAAAACATTGTCCTTCTTCTCGCAAAAAGTCCTTCCCCATTCGAGCGTGATGAATCCGGGCATTGTCCAAGACGAGCGCAATGATCCGGTTGGGATGCCGCTCTTTGAGCAGGCGCAAGAAATCCAAGAACGTCGCGGCGTTGGCGGCTTCTGTTTGGTGAAGCACGATGTCCCCATCGTGGACGTTCACCGCGCCAAATACCGAAACATGGGCATGATGGCCGAATGTCGGCACACGTTTTTGACGACCGACCTCGGACCAAGTGGATCGCAAGACATGATAAGAGCGGATATGCGTTTCATCGATGTACAGAAGAACGGCATCTTCTGTCTCCTTGGTGATCAAGTTTTTTTATCAAATCCATTTGCTTTTCAAATTGCTTTTGCTCATCCGGATTCCCTTTCGCCAGCGTGTACGTAGGGCGAGTCCATGACAGACCTTGACGGTGCAGGAGTTTTCGCAGCGCTTCACGGGAAAGGCAAACACCAAAGTGCTTTTCGACATAGGATTGCAGGAGTTTGGTGTTCCAGGCCGAAGCGACGTCCCAGCCCAGTTCTACGGGAGTGGTGGTCAACACAAGCTGTTTGATCTCTTCCTGCTGTTCTTCGGTGAGAAACGGCTCCCGCCCGGGGGCGAAATCCCGATGAAGCAAGAGCTCCAGACCGCCTTCGTTGAACAGCGACACATAATGGGAAACGGTTTGTCGGCACACGTTGACCATGGAGGCCACCTCTTTGCCCAAATAGCCTTCCATGACCAGGCGAACCGCCATCACCCGTTGGCGAAGAAGGGTGTTTTTGATTTTCCGTTCCTGTTTGCGAAGTGTCCGAGGTGTCCATCTGTGATCATGGGTGATGTTGAGACGTTTCATGAATGATCCCGCTCCTTTTCCATAGGTTTCCTTAGGAACAGGATAACCGGAGTGTGCATCGGTTATACGAAGGTTAACTTTTTAATGAGCATGTATATATACTGCAAATAATCTTTTTTGATATCTCTTTTTTATAGAACTATCGACTTCTTTATAAATTTTTTCGCTAAACATAGCCTCCCCCATATAACCAAAAACTTCAAATAAAACTGAAAACATAAACAAAAAAATCCCTTGAAGCCTTGTGGCTCAAGGGATTTCACTTGATGATTCCGACTGGGCTCGAACCAGCGACCTCCACCCTGTCAAGGTGGCGCTCTCCCAGCTGAGCTACGGAATCATATGTTGTTCGCTGTTGAACACATTTTTAATTATATAAACGGAAATACAGGTTGTCAACTATTTTTTAAAAAATAAGTGTTCACTGTGAAAAAGGGGAAGCTCGTGACATCCTCGATCAGAACAACCCGTGATCGAACGGCTCGAGCAAAAGCGGGGTATACCGGCGGCGGGCGGATTCGTACTGTGTGATGATGCGGCGGCGCTGCTGTTCGACAAGAGTCACGGTTTCAACCAGCTCAGTGGCAAACTGCGGGCTGACGGTCGAGCCGACGCCGCGTTCAAGGATGAGTGAGGCGGCGAAGTGGAATATGATTGACACACAGACGGACAAGTAACCAACACGGAGGGAGATCGTACAGCGCATCGCATTTTTCTATTACATTCTCATTGTCCTATCAAACGAGAATCAGTATATTAGAAATAAGCCCGTAGTCTTAGAAGAAAGGCGGAACAACATGTATCGTTCATTCGTGCAACAGTTGCTGCGTCATTATGTTACCGGCTCAGCCATCGCTGTGATCGGCGTCGGCGCGACATTGATGTTGACGACGCTCGTCATCTCATGGGAAGAAGCCAAATGGCTGATCGGCATTTTGTTGTTTTCAACCATCGTCATGGGGGCGTCAGAATGGACGGTGTTTCGCCGCGATTTGGCGCCGATTCGGCAATTTTTTGGCGCCAAGCATCCGGACGAAAGGTTGGCTGTGAAAGCCCTAGAACAAGCGCGCCGCTTGCCGCTATTGGCGGTTCGCCGCATTTTAGGCCCGCACTTGTTCGGGCTGTCGATTCCCGGCATGGGGCTGACGGCTTTATGCATCCACTACCGTGTGCTGTCCCTTCCATATCGATACATTTTGTACGCCTTTATCGGCGCCATTTTGATTGCGTCACTTCACGGATTGGTTGAATTTTTTTTGACAACGAAAGCTTGCCGACCGCTGATGGCGTATTTGCTTACGAAGGGTGGCAGGATCGATGAAGGGCATTCGCCGCTTCCCGTGTCGCTCAAAACAAAACTGCAGCTGACGGTCTTGTTCAGCAGCACGTTTCCTGTCTTATTGTTCAGCTTAGCGACCGAAATCAAATGGTCGCTCACCGAGCCGAGCGCCTCTCACTGGTCGTATTGGCCATGGGCGGCCGTCATCTTGCTGTTTTCGATCGCCTTCTCCGTTTTTTTGACTCGCTTGTTGGTGGATGAAATCAATGAGCCGGTCAGCGTGCTGGCAACCCATATGGAACGGGCGGAAAACGAAACGTATGAACCTGTCGCCCACAATGTGTATACCGATGAATTTGCCTACTTGCTTCGGGGATTCAACCATATGATCGATGCTGTGCATCAACGCGACCAAATGAACAAAGAGCTGCTCAACAGTTTTATCACCGTCTTGACGGCGGCGCTTGACGCCCGCGACCCCTATACAGCGGGGCACTCGTTGCGTGTGGCCCGCTATGCGCTCGCGATCGGGAAACAGCTTTCCCTACCGGATGAACAGCTTGATGCCTTGTATCGCTCCGCGTTGCTGCACGACATCGGAAAGATCGGCATCCCGGATGCCATTTTGCTTAAAGACGGAAAACTAAGCGATGACGAATTTGCCTGGATTAAAAAACACCCCGCCCTCGGAGAAGCCATTTTGCGCGAAGTTAGGCCGATCGAACCGATTGAGCCGCTTTTAGCGGGCATCCGCTCCCATCACGAACGCATCGATGGAAAGGGATACCCAGATGGTTTAACAGGCGACGAAATTCCGTTGTTTGGCAAAATTATTGCCGTTGCGGATGCGTTTGATGCCATGACTTCGGACCGTCCGTACCGTAAAGGCATGGATATTCGCCAAGCCGCAGACATTTTAAAAAACGGAAAAGGAACACAATGGGATGAAGAAATTGTCGATGTATTTTTACAATATGTAGAACAACAACTTTTGCCTTCGCCCACAGCGGTTTCCTAATCAGCGCTGTCCAAACCTTCTTTCTGGCACGAAGCATTATTCGGGCTGCGTCTTTCTTCCTTTCACACAGTGCAAACGGTACGCC is a window of Geobacillus kaustophilus DNA encoding:
- a CDS encoding IS630 family transposase, coding for MITKETEDAVLLYIDETHIRSYHVLRSTWSEVGRQKRVPTFGHHAHVSVFGAVNVHDGDIVLHQTEAANAATFLDFLRLLKERHPNRIIALVLDNARIHHARMVKDFLREEGQCFHFLYLPPYSPQLNPIERLWKWLKDTMIANAFHKDRHEIVQAVQRFAHYIQERPEEVLRRLGCSA
- a CDS encoding IS630 family transposase; the encoded protein is MKRLNITHDHRWTPRTLRKQERKIKNTLLRQRVMAVRLVMEGYLGKEVASMVNVCRQTVSHYVSLFNEGGLELLLHRDFAPGREPFLTEEQQEEIKQLVLTTTPVELGWDVASAWNTKLLQSYVEKHFGVCLSREALRKLLHRQGLSWTRPTYTLAKGNPDEQKQFEKQMDLIKKLDHQGDRRCRSSVHR
- a CDS encoding IS630 family transposase is translated as MITKETEDAVLLYIDETHIRSYHVLRSTWSEVGRQKRVPTFGHHAHVSVFGAVNVHDGDIVLHQTEAANAATFLDFLRLLKERHPNRIIALVLDNARIHHARMGKDFLREEGQCFHFLYLPPYSPQLNPIERLWKWLKDTVIANAFHKDRHEIVQAVQRFAHYIQERPEEVLRRLGCSA
- a CDS encoding response regulator transcription factor — protein: MVIRTLLVDSDPICLLGLEKLLEKERGITVVGSVSCLDSLDTLVHIHVPDVIVINMHMHIIKVLDWIKNAKETHPTINVIMLCNYPPFALSSYEAGIAAILPKEKVSTHLAHAIRDSNEGGRLFLLDSKTTCSMKCCLTKIEIDILQMLADDQTSAQISEKLNISKRTVERHLSSIFGKLGVLSRTGAVAEALRLQLIK
- a CDS encoding YiiX/YebB-like N1pC/P60 family cysteine hydrolase, coding for MKKLKSILLVFCFVLFTFSFSNLTFAEINITPQAIPPEYYPGSSVVIKPGDVLVTNNTSSYGVTGHAGIVIDAYGTVASIRGSGYHPRTWGIGDWFAEYPNEKVVRYSGANATAAANWAANYVKNYRNAYYDISPLYYMDSTYCSKIVWQAYYYGANYELPTVYNPLFLTSICKPYDLPKAGTVVLTKGSW
- a CDS encoding helix-turn-helix domain-containing protein, which encodes MKRLNITHDHGWTPRTLRKQERKIKNALLRQRVMAVRLVMEGYLGKEAASMVNVCRQTVSHYVPLFNEGGLELLLHRDFAPGREPFLTEEQQEEIKQLVLTTTPAELGWDAASAWNTKLLQSYVEKHFGVCLSREALRKLLHRQGLSWTRPTYTLAKGNPDEQKQFEKQMDLIKKT
- a CDS encoding HD-GYP domain-containing protein, with protein sequence MYRSFVQQLLRHYVTGSAIAVIGVGATLMLTTLVISWEEAKWLIGILLFSTIVMGASEWTVFRRDLAPIRQFFGAKHPDERLAVKALEQARRLPLLAVRRILGPHLFGLSIPGMGLTALCIHYRVLSLPYRYILYAFIGAILIASLHGLVEFFLTTKACRPLMAYLLTKGGRIDEGHSPLPVSLKTKLQLTVLFSSTFPVLLFSLATEIKWSLTEPSASHWSYWPWAAVILLFSIAFSVFLTRLLVDEINEPVSVLATHMERAENETYEPVAHNVYTDEFAYLLRGFNHMIDAVHQRDQMNKELLNSFITVLTAALDARDPYTAGHSLRVARYALAIGKQLSLPDEQLDALYRSALLHDIGKIGIPDAILLKDGKLSDDEFAWIKKHPALGEAILREVRPIEPIEPLLAGIRSHHERIDGKGYPDGLTGDEIPLFGKIIAVADAFDAMTSDRPYRKGMDIRQAADILKNGKGTQWDEEIVDVFLQYVEQQLLPSPTAVS
- a CDS encoding IS66 family transposase, with translation MTQCKVPANGRRELKERCRQGKHEGARNAQHFIQRLEKRKQEALLFLRKKEVPFDHNQAERDLRMVKVKQKISGTFRQEDDAEAFCVMRSVMSTLQKHEKPVWESLQRLLSGESLQTILHSS